A section of the Anaerolineae bacterium genome encodes:
- a CDS encoding glycerophosphodiester phosphodiesterase: MPLQRFPAKTFTPSRRWLQQGGCLSILVLLPLLYYGLYFARRGPLPAKPQLIAHRGGPAYAPENTLAAFRHAVALGVDWLELDVQMSQDGAVVVMHDETVERTTNGAGRVGDLSLAQIRALDAGNGKPPPTLAEVVTLAKAAGVGLLVEIKSPSLYPGLEVKVEQMITEANYVEQTIIQSFDHQALQTIHSLNPNIQLGALYGWGDLSVPGLQPGRAAWVCPMAEMVVFNPWLIQQAHNRGQQVFIWFGLIEHPLLMRFLLALGADGLIVDDPLALAKILDR; the protein is encoded by the coding sequence ATGCCCCTTCAACGCTTTCCGGCAAAAACGTTCACGCCGTCCCGCCGTTGGCTACAACAAGGCGGTTGCCTGTCTATTCTCGTTCTGCTGCCCCTGCTCTACTATGGCCTCTACTTTGCCCGGCGGGGGCCGCTGCCGGCCAAACCCCAATTGATCGCCCATCGCGGCGGGCCGGCCTACGCCCCGGAGAACACGTTGGCGGCTTTCCGTCACGCCGTTGCCCTGGGCGTGGATTGGCTGGAGTTGGACGTGCAAATGAGCCAGGACGGCGCGGTGGTAGTGATGCACGACGAAACCGTTGAGCGAACCACCAACGGCGCCGGCCGGGTGGGCGATCTATCCCTGGCCCAAATACGCGCCCTGGATGCGGGAAACGGCAAACCGCCGCCCACTTTGGCCGAAGTAGTGACCCTGGCCAAAGCGGCCGGGGTGGGGCTGCTGGTGGAGATCAAATCGCCCTCCCTCTATCCCGGGCTTGAGGTTAAAGTAGAGCAAATGATCACCGAGGCAAACTACGTTGAGCAAACCATCATCCAATCGTTTGACCACCAGGCCTTGCAAACCATTCACAGCCTGAACCCAAATATTCAACTGGGCGCTTTATACGGCTGGGGAGATTTGAGCGTGCCTGGGCTTCAGCCGGGCCGGGCCGCCTGGGTTTGCCCAATGGCCGAGATGGTGGTTTTTAATCCGTGGCTCATCCAACAAGCTCATAACCGGGGCCAGCAAGTCTTCATCTGGTTTGGCCTCATTGAGCATCCTCTCCTGATGCGCTTTCTCCTGGCCCTGGGCGCAGACGGTCTCATTGTTGACGATCCCCTGGCCCTGGCCAAAATTTTGGACCGATAG
- a CDS encoding radical SAM protein, protein MNSDKYIIRAADFEPAYLALYHRGELQRRVEQAVAGLNECRVCPRNCGVDRLADKTATCQTGRYAQVSSYFAHLGEEDCLRGWRGSGTIFFSMCNLRCVFCQNYDISQVSRGPEIGPTELAAMMLELQEAGCHNINFVTPEHVVPQVLEALLVAVAAGLRLPLVYNTSAYDSLESLRLLEGVVDIYMPDFKFWEVDLSRRYLKAKDYGRAAGQAIKEMNRQVGPLKFDERGLAKRGVLVRHLVMPGMLEETRHILHFLAQEVAPDTYVNVMAQYRPAWQVSSEKYSEINRPLDTAEYKAAVQIAEEFGLRLDERRVFGWSLR, encoded by the coding sequence ATGAATTCCGACAAATACATCATCCGGGCGGCAGATTTTGAACCGGCTTACCTGGCTCTATACCACCGCGGCGAATTGCAGCGCCGGGTAGAGCAGGCCGTGGCCGGGCTGAACGAATGCCGGGTTTGTCCGCGTAACTGCGGCGTGGACCGGCTGGCAGACAAAACGGCAACTTGCCAAACCGGCCGGTATGCCCAGGTAAGCAGCTATTTTGCCCATCTTGGCGAGGAGGATTGTCTGCGGGGATGGCGGGGGAGCGGCACCATTTTTTTTAGCATGTGCAATTTGCGCTGCGTATTTTGCCAAAATTACGACATCAGCCAGGTTAGCCGCGGGCCAGAAATTGGCCCCACCGAACTGGCCGCTATGATGTTGGAATTGCAAGAGGCCGGTTGTCATAATATTAATTTTGTCACTCCCGAACACGTAGTGCCGCAGGTGCTAGAGGCGCTGCTGGTGGCCGTGGCCGCCGGTTTGCGATTGCCCCTGGTTTACAACACCTCGGCCTACGATTCGCTGGAAAGTTTGCGTCTGCTTGAGGGCGTGGTTGACATTTACATGCCTGATTTTAAGTTCTGGGAGGTAGATTTATCCCGGCGTTATCTGAAGGCCAAAGATTATGGTCGCGCGGCGGGTCAAGCCATCAAAGAGATGAACCGGCAGGTGGGGCCACTCAAGTTTGACGAACGCGGGTTGGCCAAACGAGGGGTGCTGGTCCGCCACCTGGTTATGCCGGGGATGCTTGAGGAAACGCGGCACATTCTGCACTTTTTGGCCCAGGAAGTTGCCCCTGATACCTACGTAAATGTAATGGCCCAATACCGACCGGCCTGGCAGGTAAGCTCAGAAAAATATTCTGAAATCAATCGCCCGCTGGACACAGCCGAATATAAGGCCGCAGTGCAAATAGCCGAAGAGTTTGGTTTGCGCCTGGACGAACGCCGGGTGTTTGGCTGGTCATTGAGGTAG